A single Candidatus Cloacimonadota bacterium DNA region contains:
- a CDS encoding right-handed parallel beta-helix repeat-containing protein yields the protein MKKILLISGICLLIMAMISCDKTSNEIHSDNSGVYIDDLVYDNIQDAIDAAATGDTLVLTQGIYAGTNNTNLMWDGGDKHLVITTDQRGFQADYAIIEGNGKGAGFYFDNTQQNENDIISGITIRNMGTKAEEYNAAFYCNGAAPLVQNCFVYDCPWSAVYCFNANPRFENSTFFDNYATFNLDGESDPVILLCYIENSSLDAVYAKDDSYPALFNNLIANNQRGIYLHSANALMVSNTIVSNTEWGVKVNSDLVSQMINCILWDNNGNDFVVTGDSLLNASYTCAPTEYPNINPSEHENIYDNPDFLSSNDYHLKSTSPCRDIGNPGVVYWDSDLDGEPRIHNNEIDLGAYEWHP from the coding sequence ATGAAAAAGATTTTATTAATAAGCGGGATATGTTTGCTTATAATGGCTATGATTTCCTGCGACAAGACATCGAATGAGATACATTCTGATAACTCCGGGGTGTATATTGATGATCTGGTGTATGACAATATTCAGGACGCTATTGATGCTGCAGCTACCGGAGATACATTAGTGTTAACTCAAGGGATTTATGCAGGTACAAATAATACAAATCTGATGTGGGATGGCGGCGATAAACATCTTGTCATAACTACAGATCAGCGTGGATTCCAGGCGGACTATGCGATCATCGAAGGTAACGGAAAGGGTGCGGGATTCTATTTTGATAATACCCAGCAGAACGAAAACGATATAATTTCCGGTATTACCATCCGAAATATGGGAACAAAAGCAGAGGAGTATAATGCGGCATTCTACTGCAATGGAGCTGCACCGCTCGTTCAAAACTGTTTTGTGTATGATTGCCCATGGAGCGCGGTTTATTGTTTTAATGCGAATCCTCGATTTGAAAACTCAACCTTTTTCGATAACTATGCCACGTTCAATCTTGATGGTGAATCCGATCCTGTCATTCTGTTATGTTATATTGAAAATAGCTCCCTCGATGCAGTTTATGCAAAAGATGACTCCTATCCGGCATTGTTCAACAATCTCATAGCGAACAATCAAAGAGGGATTTATCTTCATAGTGCAAATGCTCTAATGGTAAGTAATACGATCGTATCCAATACCGAATGGGGAGTAAAAGTAAACAGTGACCTTGTTTCACAGATGATAAACTGCATCCTGTGGGATAATAACGGTAATGATTTCGTCGTTACAGGCGATAGTCTGCTAAACGCTTCATATACCTGTGCACCAACTGAGTATCCCAATATCAATCCAAGCGAGCACGAAAACATATATGATAATCCGGATTTTCTTTCAAGCAACGATTACCATCTCAAATCTACCAGCCCGTGTCGTGATATTGGTAATCCCGGGGTGGTATATTGGGATAGTGATCTCGATGGAGAACCACGTATTCATAATAATGAAATTGACCTCGGTGCCTATGAGTGGCATCCATAA
- a CDS encoding S9 family peptidase: MKKFFLIGIILFVLACATTQLPAPQHIPQAPVPQKIPYETAIHDTILIDDYYWMKDKSRTDPEVIAHIERENAYADSILSHTLELQDQLYEEILGRIKETDMTVPVLVDSFFYYWKSFDDQEYSIYYRKKNVPDAVEESILDINELASGYDYLEVSDIAISPDHMYLAYAIDTTGAEEFTMFVKDLSKGVLLSDKLHSANSIVWANDNKVIFYAKENAFGRSDKIYRHVLGADQNDDELIYSEQDNAFYVWIYKSKNREYLILTSGSETTYEVRFLSADDPYGEFTLVQPREKGHRYYICPHDDEFYVVSNDNAHNYHVMIAPIDNPGKEHWKEFIPHRDSVAIDIEIFKDHMVVYEQEDALEKIKIIDLKTGEGHYLEFPEPIYTAYPAGNPNYDTTTFRFTYESMVTPYTIYDYDMITREKKIMKQQEIPSGYDPSEYRSERVFASAPDGTAIPISLVYKRDLCMKDGSNPLLLYAYGSYGDSMDPYFSTGRLSLLNRGFIYAIAHVRGGGEYGKRWYEQGRVLNKRNTFTDFIACEEFLIDQKYTSSDKLVIEGASAGGLLIGAVLNTRPELSEIAIANVPFVDVIYTSLDKTLSAVEWHYDEFGNPLIKEEFDYMMSYCPYQNVKEQQYPNILVLGGFYDPRVNYWEPAKWVAKIRDKKLDDNVVLLVTEFSGHGGASGRFEYLRQVALKYAFIFDILGITF; encoded by the coding sequence ATGAAAAAATTTTTTCTTATTGGGATAATTCTCTTTGTTCTTGCCTGTGCTACAACACAACTTCCCGCCCCTCAGCATATTCCCCAAGCACCGGTTCCTCAAAAGATTCCGTATGAAACAGCTATCCATGATACGATTCTCATCGATGATTATTATTGGATGAAGGATAAATCAAGAACAGATCCTGAGGTCATCGCACATATTGAACGGGAAAATGCTTATGCGGACAGCATCCTTTCTCATACACTGGAACTTCAAGATCAGTTGTATGAAGAAATTCTCGGCAGGATCAAAGAAACCGATATGACCGTTCCGGTTCTCGTCGACAGCTTTTTTTATTATTGGAAGTCATTTGATGACCAGGAATACTCGATCTACTATAGGAAAAAGAATGTTCCTGATGCAGTTGAGGAGTCTATACTCGATATTAATGAACTTGCATCGGGATATGACTATTTAGAGGTCTCAGACATTGCTATCAGTCCCGATCATATGTATCTTGCATATGCGATCGATACGACAGGCGCTGAGGAATTCACAATGTTTGTAAAAGATCTAAGCAAAGGTGTGCTCTTATCTGATAAGCTCCATTCTGCAAATAGTATTGTTTGGGCTAATGATAACAAGGTTATCTTTTATGCAAAGGAGAATGCATTCGGAAGAAGTGATAAGATCTATCGTCATGTGCTTGGAGCGGATCAGAATGATGATGAATTGATATATTCAGAACAAGACAATGCATTTTATGTATGGATATATAAATCAAAGAATAGAGAATACCTGATTCTGACAAGCGGAAGTGAGACAACATATGAAGTTCGGTTCCTGAGTGCTGATGATCCGTATGGTGAATTCACACTCGTTCAACCACGTGAAAAAGGACATCGATATTATATCTGCCCTCATGATGATGAATTTTATGTCGTCTCAAATGATAATGCTCATAATTATCACGTTATGATTGCACCAATTGATAATCCGGGAAAAGAACATTGGAAGGAATTTATTCCCCACAGAGATTCCGTAGCAATCGATATCGAGATATTCAAAGACCACATGGTCGTATATGAGCAGGAGGATGCCCTTGAAAAGATAAAAATCATCGATCTTAAAACCGGGGAAGGGCACTATCTTGAATTTCCGGAGCCAATCTATACAGCATATCCAGCAGGTAATCCTAATTATGATACTACAACATTTAGATTTACTTATGAATCCATGGTTACACCATATACGATCTACGATTATGATATGATAACCCGTGAAAAGAAAATAATGAAACAGCAAGAAATTCCCAGCGGATATGATCCATCAGAATACAGATCAGAAAGAGTTTTTGCATCAGCTCCGGATGGCACAGCGATTCCGATTTCATTAGTGTACAAAAGAGATCTTTGTATGAAAGATGGATCGAATCCCCTGCTTCTCTATGCATATGGATCGTATGGCGACAGCATGGATCCCTATTTCTCGACAGGTAGGTTATCTTTGTTAAATAGGGGATTTATCTATGCAATAGCTCATGTTCGGGGTGGCGGGGAATACGGGAAACGATGGTATGAACAGGGAAGAGTTCTGAATAAGAGAAACACATTCACAGATTTCATTGCATGCGAGGAATTTCTGATTGACCAGAAATATACCAGCAGTGATAAACTCGTTATTGAAGGTGCCAGTGCAGGTGGCTTGCTGATTGGTGCTGTCCTGAACACGCGACCGGAATTAAGCGAAATCGCCATCGCAAACGTGCCTTTTGTGGACGTGATATATACTTCTCTTGATAAGACCTTATCTGCAGTTGAATGGCACTATGACGAATTTGGCAATCCTCTTATTAAAGAAGAATTCGATTATATGATGTCTTATTGCCCGTATCAAAATGTAAAAGAACAGCAATATCCCAATATTCTTGTATTGGGAGGTTTTTATGATCCGCGGGTGAACTACTGGGAACCGGCAAAATGGGTAGCTAAGATACGCGATAAAAAGTTAGATGATAACGTGGTGCTTCTCGTTACGGAATTCTCCGGTCATGGCGGAGCATCAGGAAGGTTTGAATATCTCAGGCAGGTTGCGCTCAAATATGCTTTCATCTTTGATATTCTTGGAATTACATTTTAG
- a CDS encoding S9 family peptidase: MKKLFIIVPIIVLISFCASQSVQENIKTSTIQPPVATKIPTSTIIHGVELNDDYAWMIDDARTDSMVVEYIESENIYADKILSGMTVLKDTIFNEIISRIGEEDVNAPTRWGDYYYYSRREEGKPYLIYCRKYKSLSAPEQIVLDLNKLAEGHDFFSVSRREYSPDQKLIAYTVDVTGDERYTMYIKDIEADTLLAEEIYPVNDVEWANDNKTIFYVTPNEDNLKSKRAYRHVLGADPSQDELLYREDDNAFYVWFGRTRSDDYIILGTNSRTTSDARYIDANEPDGDFILFKPREPDVKYYMTNNDSILYIRTNEQAPNYKIITAFVGDPSHWQIFIPHNDSIYIDGYDVFENYIVVYEQHNGVIKPHIFVLSETTDYYIQFPEDVYAFYSRWTPDFNTDTLYFSYSSLTTPSSVYAYNMKTKERKVLKRYEVIGGFNPDEYAAEQVYALSHDGTKVPISLVYKKDLFNKDGTNPTYLTAYGAYGSIRNTGFSRLRISLLDRGFVYAIAHVRGGKEKGEQWYQNGKLLYKKNTFLDFIACAEYLIEHNYTSPEKLAAFGASAGGMLMGVVANWRPDLFEVIVADVPSMDKLTVLLDSTASGTKYHYDELGNPYKKEYFDYLISWDTYQNIKKQGYPNMMLTSGYHDSRVRYWQPLRWTAKVRDLKTDDNIFILKTNMAGHYGGSGRYTQYEDIAERYAFIIRMLGVE, from the coding sequence ATGAAAAAACTTTTTATTATAGTTCCGATCATAGTATTAATAAGCTTCTGCGCATCTCAATCAGTTCAAGAAAATATTAAAACATCCACCATTCAACCACCAGTTGCAACTAAAATTCCAACTTCCACGATAATTCATGGTGTTGAATTGAATGATGATTATGCATGGATGATCGACGATGCACGAACAGATTCAATGGTTGTTGAGTACATCGAATCTGAGAATATCTATGCAGACAAAATTCTTTCTGGTATGACTGTTTTGAAAGATACGATCTTCAATGAAATCATCAGTAGGATCGGTGAAGAGGATGTCAATGCACCGACTCGTTGGGGTGATTATTATTACTACTCACGAAGAGAAGAGGGAAAACCCTACTTGATCTATTGCCGGAAATACAAATCGCTTTCTGCTCCCGAACAGATCGTACTGGATTTGAACAAGCTTGCAGAAGGTCATGATTTCTTTTCTGTAAGCAGGCGTGAGTACAGTCCAGATCAAAAACTGATTGCTTATACGGTCGATGTGACCGGAGATGAGCGCTATACAATGTACATAAAAGACATCGAAGCGGATACACTCCTTGCTGAGGAAATTTACCCGGTGAACGATGTGGAATGGGCAAATGATAACAAGACGATTTTTTATGTAACTCCAAACGAAGATAACCTTAAGAGTAAGCGTGCATATCGTCATGTTTTGGGTGCAGATCCATCTCAAGATGAACTCTTGTATCGTGAAGATGATAATGCATTTTATGTCTGGTTTGGTAGAACGCGTTCTGACGATTATATCATTCTGGGAACCAATAGCAGAACGACATCAGATGCTCGTTACATCGATGCAAACGAGCCGGATGGAGATTTCATTCTCTTCAAACCAAGAGAGCCCGACGTTAAGTATTACATGACCAATAATGATTCCATACTCTATATTAGAACCAATGAACAAGCTCCAAATTATAAAATTATAACTGCATTTGTAGGCGACCCATCTCACTGGCAGATCTTTATCCCACACAACGATTCCATATATATCGATGGATACGATGTGTTTGAGAATTATATAGTTGTATATGAACAGCACAATGGTGTGATAAAACCGCATATTTTTGTACTTAGTGAAACCACTGATTATTACATACAATTTCCTGAAGATGTGTATGCTTTCTACAGCAGGTGGACTCCTGATTTCAACACAGATACATTATATTTCTCATATTCATCACTTACAACACCGTCATCCGTATATGCCTACAACATGAAAACAAAGGAACGAAAGGTTCTGAAGCGTTATGAAGTAATCGGTGGCTTTAATCCTGATGAATATGCTGCTGAGCAGGTCTATGCACTATCCCACGATGGAACAAAAGTCCCAATCTCACTGGTTTATAAAAAAGACCTGTTCAACAAGGATGGCACTAATCCAACATATCTGACTGCATATGGTGCATATGGAAGCATCAGAAATACCGGCTTTTCACGACTTCGGATCAGTCTCCTCGATAGGGGATTTGTCTATGCAATCGCTCATGTGCGCGGTGGTAAAGAGAAAGGCGAGCAATGGTATCAGAACGGCAAGCTTTTATATAAGAAAAACACATTTCTTGATTTTATTGCCTGTGCAGAATATCTTATTGAACATAATTACACAAGTCCCGAAAAACTGGCAGCATTCGGTGCAAGTGCCGGTGGTATGCTTATGGGAGTTGTTGCAAACTGGCGACCCGATCTTTTTGAAGTGATCGTTGCAGATGTTCCTTCTATGGATAAGCTGACTGTGCTTCTGGACTCAACTGCTTCAGGCACAAAATATCATTACGACGAGTTAGGTAATCCCTACAAGAAAGAGTATTTTGACTATCTCATTTCATGGGATACGTATCAGAATATAAAAAAACAGGGTTATCCCAATATGATGCTTACTTCAGGATATCATGACAGCCGTGTTCGATACTGGCAACCTCTTCGATGGACCGCAAAAGTGCGTGACCTGAAAACCGATGACAATATATTTATCCTCAAAACGAATATGGCTGGTCATTACGGTGGCTCTGGACGATATACACAGTATGAGGATATTGCTGAACGGTATGCGTTCATAATCCGTATGCTTGGAGTGGAATGA
- a CDS encoding glutathionylspermidine synthase family protein, whose translation MNKKSILPIYSQFTREVIEHPEQYFEDYQLVKDAVAHSTAVYKGEPIACHYQPLFFIPDDIARFDNIVHTFSRILMKVTAEYLSNPVFRKFFKFSTLMEELILLYPGYSMPFPMARYDLFYSYDDVDNYKFCEINTDGTSGMNESNPVEKAVLSAKILKVLQKSYRISYFELFHTWIEQLLGIYQEFSHTKDMHPTIAIMDWEGVATIEEFKVFQQILSQRGCTTVICDPRELKYNGRTLFYNDIPIQLVYRRSLTFEICQRADEVKDLLTAYADGNVCMIGPFRSHIIHNKFIFSILHNEEATGFLTEQEREYIIKHVPYTKEFSDPEAKDRVVKDKDQLILKPMDRYAAKGVYIGRDHSPDEWVQIVHSLTDHDEYIVQEFVEPPQLDCVEFYNGEPVLEPYKYINGLFVYNGRFSGLYTRAGKSNVIASATGCKIMPNLYVREMG comes from the coding sequence ATGAATAAGAAATCAATTTTACCCATTTACAGTCAATTCACCAGGGAAGTTATTGAACATCCTGAACAATATTTCGAGGATTATCAACTTGTCAAAGACGCAGTCGCTCATTCAACAGCAGTATATAAAGGCGAGCCGATTGCCTGTCATTACCAGCCGCTGTTTTTTATACCGGACGATATCGCGAGATTTGACAACATAGTGCACACCTTCTCGAGAATTTTGATGAAAGTTACTGCTGAGTATCTTTCCAATCCTGTTTTCAGGAAATTTTTTAAATTCTCTACACTTATGGAGGAACTGATTCTGTTATATCCCGGTTACTCCATGCCGTTCCCCATGGCTCGGTACGACCTGTTTTATTCGTATGATGATGTTGATAATTACAAATTCTGCGAGATAAACACAGACGGCACATCGGGTATGAATGAATCAAATCCTGTTGAAAAAGCAGTATTGTCAGCAAAAATATTAAAAGTACTCCAGAAAAGCTACCGCATCAGTTATTTTGAACTTTTTCATACATGGATCGAACAACTACTCGGTATCTATCAAGAGTTTTCTCATACAAAGGATATGCATCCCACCATTGCGATCATGGATTGGGAAGGTGTGGCAACGATCGAGGAGTTCAAGGTCTTTCAACAGATTCTCTCTCAGCGTGGTTGCACAACCGTTATCTGCGATCCGAGGGAGTTGAAATACAATGGACGAACCCTTTTTTACAATGATATTCCTATCCAGCTTGTCTATCGACGATCACTCACGTTCGAGATATGCCAGCGTGCTGATGAGGTGAAGGACCTGCTCACGGCATATGCTGACGGTAATGTCTGTATGATTGGTCCTTTCAGGTCTCATATCATTCATAATAAGTTCATCTTTTCCATACTGCATAATGAAGAAGCGACAGGTTTTCTCACAGAGCAGGAACGAGAATATATTATTAAACATGTCCCATATACAAAGGAGTTTTCCGATCCCGAAGCCAAAGATCGTGTGGTAAAGGATAAAGATCAGCTTATCTTAAAGCCGATGGACAGATATGCGGCAAAGGGTGTGTATATCGGCAGGGATCACTCTCCTGATGAGTGGGTACAGATTGTGCATTCGTTAACCGACCATGATGAGTATATCGTGCAGGAATTCGTCGAACCCCCACAGCTCGATTGTGTGGAATTTTACAATGGTGAACCAGTGCTTGAACCGTATAAATATATTAATGGGCTATTCGTATATAATGGAAGATTTTCCGGATTGTACACCCGTGCAGGGAAATCGAATGTCATTGCAAGTGCCACGGGCTGCAAGATTATGCCGAATTTGTATGTAAGGGAGATGGGGTAA
- the rsgA gene encoding ribosome small subunit-dependent GTPase A yields the protein MTLEDLGYNKKFEQHRIEYKLDNFEIGRVAAQHKEHYTVKTAKGDFDAEITGNLRYSAQSREDLPVVGDWVALTIYDDGFATIYTILPRFSTLTRQAVGRTSKLQIIAANVDYAFLVQSVDRDFNINRLERYLTICHSSHIHPMIILTKTDLISEQRVAELAERIKQRINDTPVLAVSNETKEGYEALKNILEQGKTYCMLGSSGVGKSTLLNNLSGHAVMQTDAISKSSSKGRHITSHRELLVLETGGILIDNPGMREIGITDNESGFETTFDTIINLNQYCKFNDCSHTNEKGCAVLEALENGELDQETYKNFMKLEKEKNRLETSIAERRKKEKKFGKRLKDYKKNKYKK from the coding sequence ATAACATTAGAAGATCTCGGTTACAATAAGAAGTTCGAACAACATAGGATTGAATACAAACTCGATAATTTTGAGATTGGACGAGTTGCTGCACAGCACAAAGAACATTACACTGTCAAGACGGCAAAGGGTGACTTTGATGCTGAAATAACCGGGAATTTGCGATATTCAGCCCAAAGTCGTGAAGATCTTCCTGTCGTTGGTGACTGGGTAGCACTGACAATCTATGATGATGGTTTTGCAACTATTTATACAATACTTCCACGATTTTCAACACTCACCAGGCAGGCGGTTGGACGAACGAGTAAATTACAGATCATTGCAGCAAATGTTGATTATGCATTCTTAGTACAATCCGTTGATAGGGATTTCAACATAAACAGACTCGAACGTTACCTGACTATTTGTCACTCATCACATATACACCCAATGATTATCTTAACAAAAACCGATCTCATATCTGAGCAAAGGGTTGCTGAACTTGCGGAAAGGATTAAACAACGAATAAATGATACTCCGGTCTTAGCGGTCAGTAACGAGACGAAAGAAGGATACGAAGCGCTGAAAAATATTTTAGAACAGGGAAAGACATATTGTATGCTTGGTTCTTCCGGTGTGGGTAAATCCACCTTGTTAAATAATCTTTCCGGACATGCAGTCATGCAAACCGATGCAATTAGCAAAAGCTCAAGCAAAGGCAGGCATATTACAAGCCATAGGGAATTATTAGTACTCGAAACTGGAGGGATACTCATCGATAATCCGGGAATGCGTGAAATCGGAATAACAGATAATGAAAGTGGTTTCGAAACAACCTTCGATACAATCATTAATCTTAATCAATACTGTAAATTCAATGATTGTTCGCACACGAATGAGAAAGGATGTGCGGTTCTCGAAGCCCTTGAAAATGGAGAATTAGACCAGGAAACGTACAAGAATTTCATGAAATTGGAAAAGGAAAAAAACCGGCTTGAAACGTCAATTGCTGAAAGAAGAAAAAAGGAAAAGAAATTTGGGAAAAGATTGAAAGATTATAAGAAGAATAAATATAAAAAATAG
- a CDS encoding sulfite exporter TauE/SafE family protein, whose translation MLLYIILFLAGVAAGFMNTLAGGGSTLTLPVLILLELPSPIANATNRVAILLQNVVGSVRFAKYKELDVKPVVHITIAAIVGAVIGSLFAVKLNSHVFDKVLGVVLILVLVLIFRPKKKVAAERKSIPKWLEIVIFFCVGLYGGFIQAGVGFIFLATLNLVENFNLVRANAVKVFIVMCYTFFAVIVFAVSGKIIWGYGLLLAAGNMIGAFIGVRAAVKKGAGFVKVVITVAVIIACLKLFGIFTLLGI comes from the coding sequence ATGCTTCTTTATATCATTCTTTTTCTTGCCGGTGTTGCAGCCGGTTTTATGAACACCCTTGCAGGTGGGGGATCAACCCTTACGCTGCCAGTGCTGATACTACTCGAGCTACCTTCACCAATAGCAAATGCTACTAACCGAGTAGCGATCCTGCTTCAGAATGTGGTTGGCTCAGTTCGTTTTGCAAAGTATAAAGAGTTGGATGTCAAACCGGTTGTTCATATCACCATTGCAGCGATCGTTGGAGCTGTTATCGGTTCACTTTTTGCTGTAAAACTCAATTCACATGTTTTTGATAAAGTACTCGGTGTTGTTTTGATACTCGTGCTTGTGCTCATCTTCCGTCCTAAGAAAAAAGTAGCTGCAGAAAGAAAGAGCATTCCAAAATGGCTTGAAATTGTCATCTTTTTCTGTGTTGGATTGTATGGCGGATTCATCCAGGCGGGAGTCGGGTTTATTTTTCTTGCCACATTAAACCTCGTTGAGAATTTCAATCTTGTACGAGCTAATGCAGTAAAAGTCTTTATCGTGATGTGCTATACGTTCTTTGCAGTTATTGTGTTTGCGGTATCTGGAAAGATCATCTGGGGTTATGGTCTGCTGCTTGCTGCAGGGAACATGATCGGAGCTTTTATCGGTGTTCGAGCTGCAGTGAAAAAGGGCGCTGGATTTGTTAAGGTAGTCATCACAGTTGCTGTTATCATTGCGTGTCTGAAATTATTTGGAATATTTACATTACTTGGAATATAG